The genomic window GCCAACCGGTAGTAGGCAAGGTCACCCTCCACGCGTTTTTCCCGTTGAATCTTGGCAACGGAGGTGTAGTGGACGCCGTCCATGGAGGCCAGGATCTCTATTTGCGTCGCCCAACGATTGGGCGTGTACACATCACCGGAGCCGTTGTCCGTTTGAATGGCGACCGCATTCAACGTCGCTGTGTTCTGCAAGGCGAACACCGCCCAGGCAGGATCCCGGTAGTTGTTGCCGGCATCGTTGCCGCGTGTGGTCACCGTTCCATCCCATCCATCCAGATCCCCATCCACCGCATTGGTCCAATCCTGGTCATTCCAGCAGTTGCTTCCCTGGCCGGTAAAGGTCAGAGTAAATTCCCTTTCCTGCTGAGCCTGGGCTATGGCCTCTTTTAACGTGGCCTCAGCGCCTCTATAATCCTTGGCCAGCAGCTGGGTGATGGCGTAATCGACTTTATCCGAATCGGCCATGGCCTGCCGCGCTTTGAGCACCCAACGTGTCAGATCGATGGCGATGGGCAGATGCTCG from bacterium includes these protein-coding regions:
- a CDS encoding T9SS type A sorting domain-containing protein — encoded protein: EHLPIAIDLTRWVLKARQAMADSDKVDYAITQLLAKDYRGAEATLKEAIAQAQQEREFTLTFTGQGSNCWNDQDWTNAVDGDLDGWDGTVTTRGNDAGNNYRDPAWAVFALQNTATLNAVAIQTDNGSGDVYTPNRWATQIEILASMDGVHYTSVAKIQREKRVEGDLAYYRLADDIQANYLKLVIHAPYTANQAWRQLVEFKALYTTSARLAKTVDAFAVEPETAAPVSFTLEQNYPNPFNPSTTIGFILPEQETVQMVIYDLTGRTVNVLVNATMPAGRHQVIWNGADASGSPMPSGIYLCRLSGKTQIRTIKLMMVK